The Leishmania mexicana MHOM/GT/2001/U1103 complete genome, chromosome 26 genome includes a window with the following:
- a CDS encoding putative 10 kDa heat shock protein codes for MFRFTVPALKKLQPLGQRVLVKRVEAAKQTKAGILIPEQVAAKVNEGTVVAVAAGSKDWTPTVKVGDTVLLPEYGGSSVKVEGQEFFLYDESVLLGVLSS; via the coding sequence ATGTTCCGCTTCACCGTCCCCGCTCTGAAGAAGCTACAGCCGCTGGGCCAGCGCGTGCTGGTGAagcgcgtggaggcggcgaagcagaCCAAGGCCGGCATTCTGATCCCTGAGCAGGTGGCCGCCAAGGTCAACGAGGGCACCgttgtggcggtggcggctgggTCGAAGGACTGGACGCCGACGGTGAAGGTGGGCGACACGGTACTGCTGCCGGAGTACGGCGGCTCTTCGGTGAAGGTGGAGGGACAGGAGTTCTTCCTGTACGATGAGAGCGTGCTGCTTGGCGTGCTGTCAAGCTGA
- a CDS encoding putative protein disulfide isomerase → MTRQLSVVLTLALVLAVFVLAGSCNGEDPGAVTPGVVQMSKDNFDQLVGKDKAALVEFYAPWCGHCKSMAPEYAVLGAAYEASTNAKDLLLIGKVDATQESDLGKRFGVTGFPTLLYFAPGSLKPEKYQGSRTAEDFAKYLSGVVAGLRLTIPNEPQFAMELVHTNFDAVAKDPSKSVLVMFYAPWCGHCKALKPTYNKLAKVFSNDKDVVIARINADDAANRKIATEYSVSGFPTLYFFPKGADTKPAEYRNGRNLEDFLTFVNEKAGKHRLANGDLSWEYGVIAELAEAVARVAMSSGESSKAAVEAVKAAAAKLTGSEDAAYYIKTAERIAVKGPAYLENESARLKRTLGGSVAGGRRDNMMMRLNILTSIQKHVK, encoded by the coding sequence ATGACGCGCCAGCTTAGTGTTGTGCTGACGCTCGCGCTCGTGCTCGCGGTCTTCGTGCTCGCGGGGTCGTGCAACGGCGAAGACCCGGGTGCTGTGACGCCGGGTGTCGTGCAGATGAGTAAGGACAACTTTGACCAGCTCGTTGGCAAGGACAAGGCAGCACTCGTGGAGTTTTACGCGCCGTGGTGTGGCCACTGCAAGAGCATGGCCCCCGAGTACGCGGTGCTAGGCGCGGCCTACGAAGCGAGCACGAACGCCAAGGACTTGCTGCTGATTGGCAAGGTGGACGCCACGCAAGAGAGCGACCTTGGCAAGCGCTTCGGCGTCACGGGGTTCCCAACACTTCTCTACTTCGCTCCTGGCTCATTGAAGCCGGAGAAGTACCAGGGCAGCCGCACGGCCGAGGACTTCGCCAAGTACCTCtcgggtgtggtggcgggccTGAGGCTGACCATCCCGAATGAGCCCCAGTTTGCGATGGAGCTGGTGCACACGAATTTCGATGCAGTCGCCAAGGACCCGTCCAAGTCGGTGCTCGTCATGTTCTACGCCCCGTGGTGCGGCCACTGCAAGGCGCTGAAGCCGACGTACAACAAGCTGGCCAAGGTGTTCTCAAACGATAAGGATGTTGTGATTGCCCGCATCAACGCCGACGATGCCGCGAACCGAAAAATTGCCACCGAGTACTCTGTGTCCGGTTTTCCGACACTGTACTTCTTTCCCAAAGGCGCCGACACGAAGCCGGCCGAGTACAGGAATGGCCGCAACCTGGAGGACTTCCTCACCTTCGTGAACGAGAAAGCCGGCAAGCACCGCCTCGCTAACGGAGACCTCTCATGGGAGTACGGGGTTATCGCAGAGCTCGCGGAGGCGGTCGCGCGCGTGGCGATGAGCTCTGGCGAGAGCTCCAAGGCAGCAGTagaggcggtgaaggcggccgctgccAAGCTGACCGGGAGCGAAGACGCCGCGTACTACATTAAGACGGCGGAGCGCATTGCGGTGAAGGGCCCCGCGTACTTGGAGAATGAATCGGCTCGCCTCAAGCGCACCCTCGGAGGCTCTGTGGCGGGCGGTCGCCGTGATAACATGATGATGCGCCTGAATATTCTGACCTCGATCCAGAAGCACGTGAAGTAG